The Carassius gibelio isolate Cgi1373 ecotype wild population from Czech Republic chromosome B5, carGib1.2-hapl.c, whole genome shotgun sequence genome segment aaattaaatgcaaaatattagtCAAATTAAAATAGTATAGTAATAGTGATAAAATGACATTGGATCAAACAAAcagctatttattttaaatagggtTTACATTATTCAAAATTCAAAGTATTTTAACACAATTAGCACTTAATGTTGTTTTAGTcctaatttttacttttttgtatttcTGACCAACAAAGTCAGCAAGGAGCTTTGACTGAATGGTTTATTGCAAAGAATGGTTAATTTCAGTCCTAACCTTATTTCTCTTTGCAGTCTGCAACGGCAGAGAAATCTTCTGACCAGAGCCTGGATTTGTGTTGcagctttctctttctctttataaCCTTTCCTTTCCTCCCGAGCTATTCTGGCTTTATCCAGGAACTGGGTTTTGGAGGTTTGGGTAGCGGTGAACATGTTTTCACACCAAACTGTGGGTtgaacataataaaaacaaaaaaatctacatcACACCTGAGAGCAAACACAACGAAGAGGCTATGCATTGCAAGTACGAACAAATTActtcaaaattattttcaaaccatgataaataataatttaatcatttacaatttaaaatcgaTGTTACATTAACACACAAACCTTGCACTAATGTAGTGACTGGTAATACGTCTGCTTCCACAGGTCACATGAATACTATCACATATTCACACGCTTTGTTCTGGAGGTCCAGAGGACTCTACAGAACAGAAagagtaatttttttatgtaaaaaagctCTTCTttaaagcagcacaaatgttacACTGATTTTAGGCACATAAGATTGCtgtattaaaataattgattaaaactgctccagaaataatattttataaataaaatgaacgttttcctttgcttttaaaaaataaaagacagctTAAGACGCATTATAACTGAAATCAGGGGTTTTCTGACAGCATTATCAGACCAAATTAAAGAAGAGGCTTTATATCATTAAATCAGAAAGGAGGTGACACTTTAATTATAAGACATGATGAGCACACTACAGAGACAAATTAACACTTAACATCTGGTTTCAAATAGGAAGAAAACGTACATCGAAATAAAAGCAGCGAACAGTGAATTAATTGTACCTAGAGAGACAATAACATTCACACTAACGTTAGCTATCCTGCTAGCAAATACTAACATTTCGAGCTTTCAGCAAGCTGGCAACGCTTGTCACCTTATAAATGTGTTTCATATGAAAAGATAAGAAAGTCTTTAGGGGTTTCTCGAAGGTTTCATTTACCTGAATAAATGGAAAACTGATGTAAACAAAAGAGCGACCCATACGCCGCAGCGCTAATCCGCGAACAGCGTAACCTCATAATCCTTCCGGGGGAATATCTTCGTTCGGAAAAAAATCCGCATTCACACAAGAAATATGACTCTTAATTTTATTTGTCGTAGTACATTGATATCTTTTCATTGTTTAAACGATATTACACTGGACTATTTTTAATCGCTTTAAATTGAGGTTTGGGACAGCAGGGAGCTGGGAAATTGAGCCAAGCGGAACTATTTGTCAGACAGCTCCTGTCGATGtacataaataaactttaaaaaatgcagtaacatgaaataaacaacttttacaataaaaaataaataaataaaaaataacttatatAAGTATAAGTATATTCGCTAATGATTTGCAAAATTTCTCAAATTATTGTATTGTGATGTTGTTTTAAAGATATTTGGAAATACGGTATATCctaaacacttttatccaaaaaaaaaaatgtattatggcaTCTAAAAAGTGTCTGTGAACTGATGCCAAGACAATATCAGTGATGCACTAATATTGTAACTCGTATCAGACACAAAGTTCGTTGTTGCACAATTGTTATATATAACGTTAGAGCCCCCAGCACTCACAAATTAGTTTATAGTTACAACCACAGGAAGTgagaaaattaaatgaaagagTTACTTACTTCTCATCTACTAAAGCGCGTTCATGTATTTGCTCCAAACAGCCAATAAGCGCGTGATCTGAAGCGTCGTGCACGAGTCTGGTTCGCGACCGGAAGTGATCTAATTCCCGTTCCAAGAGGCCCGAAAGACTCGGGGAATTTCTATGGTAAATAATGACATTTGTGTAATGTTTCATCTAATTTGTATGCTTCTGTCGGCGTATATTTGAATGATCAGTTTATTGGGGCGTCTAATTAACATTTTTGTACTAGTAAGTTCGTGTTTATTTCCTCAGAAACATGGTGTGCTAGTTTAGCGCATTAGCTTCTCTAGTTGTCCCTTTCTTATTTAACtaacttgaaatatatatatatatatatatatatatatatatatatatatatatatatatatatatatatatatatatatatatatatatatatatattctgttatcTATTCACCGCACTgctaaaactctttttttttttaatctttgatattcaaaacaatgttttttttgtttgtcattttcagAAATGTATCCTCACAGCCTTCATTAACATTATATAAAACTCCAAATACtagggttgtgtgtgtgtttgcaatgtAGATGCATTCACTATTAATCCCATGAAAATAGTGGAACAAAATGACCATGGTGCTACATACTATTTAACgtaacataaacacaaacacaaacaaaagaagTTAAGAAAACAATTAGAAATCTAGTTAACAGTTAACCATCTGACTATATACTATAAGCCTATACTATATGCCTAAACACACTGTACCAGAACTTTACATAAATGCTATACGTGAAATTGTGCAAAATAGATATTTTGGGGAAAGCAGTGCATAGTGCAAGATGATTTGTAGTGCAATGCACAAGTAAATCTATATTATCATATTGAGTCTTTGTAGCATGTTGTGTTTATAAAAACTGCATAAAGTGCATACTGAGaaaagtgtgtttatatatatatatatatatatatatatatatatatatatatatacacacatgtatacatatacacacatgtatacatatacacacatgtatacatatacatacataaaattaatctgtttagctgtttatttattgaatgagcactgtgcagtgtccgaactgattgcactgtattttacatattcattgtattttatgtaaaattttctatttttaactgctttaaattcattttaaataagtaatttttaaataattttcaaagtttttaaattgcttgttttattttcatgattattttactttctttaatgtaaagcactttgaattaccattgtgtacgaaatgtgctatatgaataaacttgccttgccttgcctatatatgtatgtatttgtgtgtgtgtgtgtaattatagaTTTTATGAGTTCTGCATTTTCATGCTGTTCATACCTGATTTTCAGGAAGAGATGTCAGGAGACAGTGTGGTGAGCTCAGCTGTGCCGGCAGCTACAACACGGACAACCTCCTTCAAGGGGTCCAGTCCCAGTTCCAAATATGTGAAGCTGAATGTCGGGGGAGCGCTGTACTACACCACCATGCAGACCCTGACCAAGCAGGACACCATGCTGAAGGCCATGTTCAGTGGCCGTATGGAAGTCCTTACTGATAGTGAAGGTAGATGTACTGTCATAGCTACTGCAGAAGAGTTCATGTAATGTGTCCAAGTCCCACTCTTCACCTATGATCTTTCTCCAGGCTGGATTCTGATTGACAGGTGCGGGAAGCACTTTGGGGCCATTCTGAACTACCTGAGAGACGGAGTCGTCCCGTTGCCTGAGAGCCGGAGGGAGACGGAGGAGTTACTGGCAGAGGCAAAGTATTACCTGGTGCAAGGCCTGGTGGATGAGTGTCAGGCGGCATTACAGGTACAGAACCGACaactagggatgtaacgattagcTGCGAGCTGGTTTAAATTCGATtaaaatatgtgacgattcaaatcggttgagatgcttaACGGATCGTGATTCATTTAGGGGTAGGAGTTTGAATGAATgcatgtctgaggggaacttactgtcttttagaaaagtttagatggtattttttcttttcatgatgcctctttataatacatattaaagttcataatgCAGCTTTGTGTACAGCAGAAATCAAGGAAACGCTTTAAACTCCACCTGAATATGCATTTCATGCTGATTTTTTAATGTATAGTTTTACAAAACTAAAGTCAAAGTTGcttcaaaattcaaaattcaaaatacaatctaatttaaattaaaactgctcatcttgcatgtatgcagcatctttgtttggatcatgattagaatgcagtggttgcctttcatttttaatgtaaagAGCACACGAAGCCTTGTTTTGTTCATATAAAGATACTTATTTTATTggtgttaattatttaatttgaggcttgtttttaaaatttcaattgagttttacatttacattctatTTCAATTTTGTCATTTAGTAGACCCTTTATCTGaagtgatttacaaatgaggactaCAGAAAGCAATCAAaagcaacaaaagagcaataatatgcaagtgtaTTTCACAAAGTAATGTActgcattttgtccaagcaataataaaaggacacatttaattcataatttgtcttaaatatcattttgttaaagaaaaaaaaaagtgaatcgaATCGTGAAATCTAAAtcgtgaattgaattgaatcgtgagttgagtgaatcgttacatccctaccgACAACAacacatttaagtaaaaaaaattctgtcatttaaaaaagcatattagatgtttaaatataaaaatattctaaaattccaattaaatataaaaataatattcaaattttacaaatgttttcagAACAAAGATGCGTATGAACCATTCTGTAAAGTTCCACTGGTGACATCATCTAAAGAGGAACAGAGGCTCATTGCCACTGCAAATAAGGTGCAAATGCTTTAATCATGTCAATCTTAAAGGAATACTATTTGTTTTCACCGAGAAGAGACCCTTGACTTGTCTTTCTGTGTATATGCAGCCTACAGTCAAACTGCTGTACAACAGGAGcaacaataaatattcatatACAAGGTAAAGTGTTTAATTTCTTGTAAGATTTTGATTGTTGAGAAGTTTACGGTTGAGCTTTTACCTGATCAGATTGCTCTTTCTCTTTGAAGCAACTCTGATGACAACATGTTGAAGAACATTGAGCTGTTTGACAAGCTGTCTCTGAGGTTCAACGGCCGAGTGCTTTTCATCAAGGATGTGATCGGTGATGAGATTTGTTGCTGGTCCTTTTACGGCCAGGGCAGGAAGATTGCAGAGGTGTGCTGCACGTCAATAGTCTACGCCactgagaagaagcagacaaaGGTTAAGGGTTATCTGTCCGTCATTTTCTCTGTTTTCAAAAAATTAAATCTCTTCATTTCtaggttaaaaatgtttaattcacaAAGCCTAGAAGTAAcagcattaaatgttgcatgcacagcaaaaaaaaaatatatatataccttattatattttgttccaatctcaatacaaatatctaaacataaactCTAGACTTCTGAGAAATTAAGTGACTATGATTTTTAAGTAAATGATCTCGATTTACGAAACTTATGACAGAATTTGAACTGGAAAATGCTAACCGAGGAAGAACAAGTTTGTGTGgaaattaaagtattaaatatctgttggaagttgtattttcaaactGTGATGTGTTGAAACGTAACTCATCATTGTTAGAGCATATTGCTGGATTGCTCGGTTTAATTTAGTCCTTAGATTTTCTTTACTTTGTTTCACAAACCCCAAAAACCGAGAACTGTCTAAAAGCTCAATTTGTCCTAAATGCTTCAGATCGGTTTATATgactcacttttttttatttgctccATCACAGGTTGAGTTCCCAGAGGCTCGCATCTATGAAGAGACCCTCAACATCTTGCTCTACGAGTCTCAAGACGGCCGCGGACCTGACAATGCACTGCTGGAGGCCACAGGGGGCGCTGCAGGCCGTTCCCATCACATCGACGAGGACGAAGAGAGGGAGCGCATTGAAAGAGTGCGGAGGATCCACATCAAGCGCCCTGATGACCGCACGCATCATCACCAGTGACGCCTGCAGTCCGTCCTCTTTTCAGTGCCTTAACAACTGCCAGCGCTTCGGTTACACCCCTCTGTTTGCACACAGACACGTCAGTTAAGTTTATCCCAGCGAGACATAGGGATACTCTCAGAATCGCTTGTCTTGATAATGTTACATGAATGTAGCATATAGGGCAGAGCAGCGCTGACCTCATGTGCATTTTTAAAGACCTCACTTAAAAAATACAATGATGGTGTAAATGTGAATAGAAATGCACAACAGATGGTTAGTTTTACAGCAAATTCCAATTAATATATGAAGTCGATCAGCTGAACTGTCATTTACTTGTATGTTGGCAGCATATTGAAATTTTCCAAATGAAGTTGTCTGCTGAAGtacttttgtattttacattatttaccatatttgtttctgtttgagtGAAGACTGAGGGGAGTTCCTGGTGCCTTATAGATTAATcctgttcttttttatttgtgtgtgtgtgtgtgcattgtgtgATAGACGTTGGATTTTTGTGGCTTTTGAGTTTAGTTTATCCctcttttcttattttctttgctTTGTGTTAGAGCCAGGATTTCACAGTGCTGATAGTTTGTCTTACCGAGATTCAGGATGAATTGACAGATTCTTAATctgtcagttttcattttattatgctTGCGCAAAAACATTCATGCACGCTGTCATTTGAGGATTGCATGTGCTGGATGCAACAGGTCTGTATGAGTTTGGCCAATAGAGGGCAGTGTAGTGTTATGGTGTTTTCACTCATGCACAAGAGAAGGAGGCACTTTTAAACAACAGTTCTCAAATTTTCTATCCCTTTTTAGCTACAATCCATAAAATAGATTATGCTGTTACATAACTTTCTGCTGCACTGTATTAAATTCCATCAAGTTAATTACGCTTCTGGGTTTTGTAAGTGATCTCATTCGAGCAAAGAAACTGAGATGAAGTCAGAAGCGTTCGGATGTATATCTGTAACTGAGAAATGGACAcagagtatgtgtgtgtaattagaGACCAGACCACGTCAAAGAAGCTCCAGGACGTAGGAGAGTACAGGCTCTCCTCTGCTGCAGTTTGTGGTTAGGAGTTTTATTTAAAGGTGTATTTAAacgaaatcaaaataaaaactttgaaaTCTGTAATACTGTAGAGCAGTTTGTACAGAAACGTGcacatgaataaaaatgttttacatgcaaattatttattcatatgttATCACAAATAAAGATTTCTACAAGTTTTGTAGATCAAACTGCATTTGCTTTGTATTCTATTTCTGTGCTTTggtataaaacaattataaatatggCTCAATAACAAAGCATGAACATGAGcaaataaattattcaatttaCATGAAATGTCAACAAGAATTATAACTTAAAAAGGGCAGCAtttatgaaaacaacaaaatatacattttcaacaaCCGTTTAGCTGTAATTTTCCATTTGTACACAGAGTGCTGCTTTGGATCTCCATATACTGAGTGTGTCAGTTTGGGGGATGGAGAAAGATATCTTCTTCCATAAGGGTTTCCCTCATGAAATATACACAGACTTGGTGACCTCCTCTAGATCATCGAGACTTGACCCGTGGAGCCACCTTTGATAATGAAAGAGTCTTAGTACTGGAGAAATAATGTCAAATCAagctaaaatattgaaata includes the following:
- the LOC127957658 gene encoding BTB/POZ domain-containing adapter for CUL3-mediated RhoA degradation protein 3-like isoform X2; amino-acid sequence: MEEMSGDSVVSSAVPAATTRTTSFKGSSPSSKYVKLNVGGALYYTTMQTLTKQDTMLKAMFSGRMEVLTDSEGWILIDRCGKHFGAILNYLRDGVVPLPESRRETEELLAEAKYYLVQGLVDECQAALQNKDAYEPFCKVPLVTSSKEEQRLIATANKPTVKLLYNRSNNKYSYTSNSDDNMLKNIELFDKLSLRFNGRVLFIKDVIGDEICCWSFYGQGRKIAEVCCTSIVYATEKKQTKVEFPEARIYEETLNILLYESQDGRGPDNALLEATGGAAGRSHHIDEDEERERIERVRRIHIKRPDDRTHHHQ
- the LOC127957658 gene encoding BTB/POZ domain-containing adapter for CUL3-mediated RhoA degradation protein 3-like isoform X1 codes for the protein MISLLGRLINIFVLEEMSGDSVVSSAVPAATTRTTSFKGSSPSSKYVKLNVGGALYYTTMQTLTKQDTMLKAMFSGRMEVLTDSEGWILIDRCGKHFGAILNYLRDGVVPLPESRRETEELLAEAKYYLVQGLVDECQAALQNKDAYEPFCKVPLVTSSKEEQRLIATANKPTVKLLYNRSNNKYSYTSNSDDNMLKNIELFDKLSLRFNGRVLFIKDVIGDEICCWSFYGQGRKIAEVCCTSIVYATEKKQTKVEFPEARIYEETLNILLYESQDGRGPDNALLEATGGAAGRSHHIDEDEERERIERVRRIHIKRPDDRTHHHQ